DNA sequence from the Tissierella sp. MB52-C2 genome:
ACTATGTCCTTGTGATATAATATTATATAACCAATAATGCTGTATAAAAGAGGTGTTAATATGGAAAAGGTTAAGATGTGTTTAAATTTAAGTAAGATTAAGGATATATTTAATTCCTTAAATTTAGGAGTTCATGTAGTTGATTCTAGAGGTGTAACAATTTTATATAATAAAGCTTGTGAAGAAATAGAAGGAATTGAAAGCAATTGGATTGTAGGAAAAGATATGAAAAACCTTGTAAGTGAAGGAGTTTATTCTGAATCAGTTGCTTTAGAAGTTATTGAAAAAGGAGAAGTAGTAGGAAAAACCCAGAAAGCAAATGGAAAAAATATTTTTTCTACTGGAGTTCCAATCTATGAGGATGGGCAACTTATAAATGTAGTTGTAAGTGTTATGGATATAACAAGTATAGAGAATCTAAAGTTCCAATTAAATGAATTGAAAAGTGTAAATATAAGGATGCAAAGAGAATTGGATATATTAAATGCCAAGGATACAGAAGATAACTATATGATAGCTAAAAGTAAAGTCATAAAGGATATACAAAACTTAGCTCTTAGAATTGCAAAAGTAGACTCTACAGTGTTGATTACAGGAGAATCAGGAGTAGGAAAGGGAGTTCTTAGTAAGTACATACATGAAAATAGTCATAGACAAAAAGGAACTTTTGTAAAGGTAGATTGTTCATCACTTCCTGAAAGTTTGATAGAATCTGAACTATTCGGCTATGTAGAAGGTGCATTTACGGGGGCTAAGAAAGAGGGAAAAATAGGACTAATTCAATTAGCACATAAAGGAACTTTATTCTTAGATGAAATTGGAGAGTTACCACTTAATTTACAAGTAAAGCTCTTATCTGTGATTCAAGATAAAGTATTGCAAAAAGTTGGTGGTACAGAAAATGTACATGTAGATACTAGGATTATAGCTGCTACGAATAAGGACTTGCATCAGATGGTAGAGGAAGGGAAGTTTCGTAGTGACTTGTATTATAGATTGAAGGTTGTTCCAATAGATATTCCTCCCCTTAAGGAAAGGAAAGAAGATATAGTTCCATTGATTCAGTTTTTCTTGGAGAGATTAAATGAACATTATAATTACCATAAAAGAATTTCTTCAAGGGCAATGCAGTTGTTAATTAGTTATGATTGGCCTGGAAATATACGTGAATTAGAAAATGAAATTGAAAGATTAGTTGTAACATCTGAAATGGACTTAATAAGTGAAAGAGATATTTTAAGTGGAGAAATAGGAAAAATTAGAACCATGACATTAGATGAGAATAAATCTTTTAAGGAAAATATCTATCACTATGAGAAAATATTATTAGATGAATATATGTATAAAGCAGAGGATATACATGAGTTAAGTAAGAAGACTGGATTAGAGGCTAGTACCTTAAGGAAAAAGGCAAAAAGACTTGGAATTGATCTTAAATTTGGGACGGGAAAAAATTCCCGATAGACAAGAAAAAATTCCTCTTGATTTAAGTTGTGTGTTTTGAAGGTTCCTGTAGAAATACGAAGCTTTTAGAAGGAAAAAAATCTTCTAAATAAATAGTTTAATTATATTGTAAAATATATAAGGTCTTTAGAATTAAAATATTTTTTAAATTATATAAGAAAACTT
Encoded proteins:
- a CDS encoding sigma 54-interacting transcriptional regulator, producing the protein MEKVKMCLNLSKIKDIFNSLNLGVHVVDSRGVTILYNKACEEIEGIESNWIVGKDMKNLVSEGVYSESVALEVIEKGEVVGKTQKANGKNIFSTGVPIYEDGQLINVVVSVMDITSIENLKFQLNELKSVNIRMQRELDILNAKDTEDNYMIAKSKVIKDIQNLALRIAKVDSTVLITGESGVGKGVLSKYIHENSHRQKGTFVKVDCSSLPESLIESELFGYVEGAFTGAKKEGKIGLIQLAHKGTLFLDEIGELPLNLQVKLLSVIQDKVLQKVGGTENVHVDTRIIAATNKDLHQMVEEGKFRSDLYYRLKVVPIDIPPLKERKEDIVPLIQFFLERLNEHYNYHKRISSRAMQLLISYDWPGNIRELENEIERLVVTSEMDLISERDILSGEIGKIRTMTLDENKSFKENIYHYEKILLDEYMYKAEDIHELSKKTGLEASTLRKKAKRLGIDLKFGTGKNSR